The DNA region CGGGTCGGGGCGGTGCCGAAGCCCCACCAGGCCCCCACGAAGACCAGCGGGACCGCGATCAGCAGCCCGTAGCCGACCAGGTCGCCGGCGACCAGGTAGTCCCCCTCGGTGCGCGACGCCGACAGCACGAGGACCGCCGCGCTCCACCCGGTCGCGAAGGCGAACCGGCGCCACCAGCCTCCACCGAGGGCCACCAGGGTGGCCGCTGTGGCGGCCAGGCCGAGCACCAGGCCCCAGCCGGTGGCGTGCACGCCGACGGTGCAGATGCCCACCCCGACGCCGAGGAGGGCGGTCAGGCAGGCGATCACCGCCCGCCCCAGTAGCCGACCGGCCACGTCCGTGCCCGCCCTCAGGACGGCGCGATGCCGGCGAAGAGGTCGTCCTCCCAGCCGTTCGGGCCCGTCGGCCCGGCGGCCCCCTTGACCAGGGTGAACTGCTCGAGACCGAACGCCTCCGCGCCGACGTTGTTGGAGAGCGCGAAGAACGGGCCGTCCGTGGTGATCTGGGTGGGGTAGGCGCGCAGCGCGTCCATCTTGGCGTCCAGGTGGGCGCAGGCGTCCACCTCGGCGGTGATGTCCTCGTCCGACCGGAACATCGGCGGCAGGTCGCCGTCGGGGTCCATCCCCTCGAAGCTGGTGGTGTCGCCGGCCTCGCGCAGCTTGCGCAGCCCGTCGCGGATCCGGGTCTCGGAGATGGCACCCCAGTAGATCTTCGCGATCTCCCAGGCCTCCCCCAGGTCCCTCCGGTACGACGGCGCGGCGGCCAGCTGCGCGGCGTACATCGCCACCCGGTGGGCCTGGATGTGGTCGGGGTGGCCGTAGCCGCCGAACTCGTCGTAGGTGACCAGCACCTGCGGCCGCACCTCGCGGATCACCGCGACCAGGTGCGACGCGGCCTCGGTCAGGTCGGCGTTCCAGAAGGCGTTCGGGTGCTTCGCGATGACCTCCGGGTCGCCGACCGCGTGCCCGTCGGCGTGCCAGGCCATCCCGGAGTCGCGGTAGGTGCCGAGGCCGCCGAGGAAGCGGTGGTCGGTGACCCCGAGCGCGGCCATCGCGTTGGCGATCTCCCCGGCCCGGTGCTCGCCGAGCTTGTCGTCGCGGTCGGCGGCGAGGTGCACCAGCTCGGGCACCAGGATCTCGCCCATCTCCCCGGCGGTGCAGGTGACCAGGGTGACGCCGCGCCCCTCGGCGACGTACTTGGCCATCGTGGCGCCCTGCCCGATGG from Nocardioides sambongensis includes:
- the mshB gene encoding N-acetyl-1-D-myo-inositol-2-amino-2-deoxy-alpha-D-glucopyranoside deacetylase; its protein translation is MTSTPGHRLLLVHAHPDDESIGQGATMAKYVAEGRGVTLVTCTAGEMGEILVPELVHLAADRDDKLGEHRAGEIANAMAALGVTDHRFLGGLGTYRDSGMAWHADGHAVGDPEVIAKHPNAFWNADLTEAASHLVAVIREVRPQVLVTYDEFGGYGHPDHIQAHRVAMYAAQLAAAPSYRRDLGEAWEIAKIYWGAISETRIRDGLRKLREAGDTTSFEGMDPDGDLPPMFRSDEDITAEVDACAHLDAKMDALRAYPTQITTDGPFFALSNNVGAEAFGLEQFTLVKGAAGPTGPNGWEDDLFAGIAPS